The following proteins are co-located in the Spinactinospora alkalitolerans genome:
- the sppA gene encoding signal peptide peptidase SppA yields MVDVVKLLEPVSKIRQRRTAPLVLEVDLTEGIIDEIPGDPLGQIMAMRRQRLSDVVEGVRRGARDPRVKALIAKIGGRPIGFGKVQELRDAVAVFRAAGKPTVAWSESFGEFGPGSTPYYLATAFEEVALLPSGSVGLTGVSVSNKFFRDAIDKLGVEYEVGARHEYKTAVNMFTEQGFTESHREATGRIVESLTEQIVDGISEGRGLSREEVRGLIDRGPFLAREALEARLVDRLGYRDEIYAELLGRFRPSAPAANGSGGPHLQFVSRYQRLQSLANRVPAVQRGTDSVALISGLGQVVSGRSRRSPLGGGAAMGSDTVAAAFRAARRDPHVRAVVFRVDSPGGSYTASDVIWREVKLTSESGTPVVVSMGDVAGSGGYFVALGADTIVAQPGTITGSIGVFTGKAVLSGLMAKLGISSDSIDGGEHAGMFSSDRGFSDSEWERVNAVLDHIYDDFTAKVAESRGMTREQVHELARGRVWTGRDAHANGLVDELGGVEAAADIARGRAGLPPSAPLRPFPRLHPLERLVPAESSEDRAAAAARLRLSSWGPLAELSAGLGLPAAGPLILPGTWEIR; encoded by the coding sequence ATGGTGGATGTCGTGAAACTGCTCGAGCCCGTGTCCAAGATCCGTCAGCGGCGCACCGCCCCGCTGGTCCTCGAGGTCGACCTCACCGAGGGGATCATCGACGAGATCCCCGGTGATCCTCTCGGCCAGATCATGGCCATGCGCAGGCAGCGGCTGTCCGACGTCGTGGAGGGCGTCCGGCGCGGGGCGCGCGATCCCAGGGTGAAGGCGCTGATCGCCAAGATCGGCGGGCGCCCCATCGGCTTCGGCAAGGTCCAGGAGCTGCGCGACGCGGTCGCCGTCTTCCGCGCGGCCGGCAAGCCGACCGTGGCCTGGAGCGAGTCCTTCGGCGAGTTCGGCCCCGGATCGACGCCCTACTACCTCGCCACCGCCTTCGAGGAGGTCGCGCTGCTGCCCTCCGGCTCGGTGGGGCTCACCGGGGTGAGCGTCAGCAACAAGTTCTTCCGCGACGCCATCGACAAGCTCGGCGTGGAGTACGAGGTCGGCGCGCGGCACGAGTACAAGACCGCCGTCAACATGTTCACCGAGCAGGGCTTCACCGAATCGCACCGCGAGGCCACCGGCCGCATCGTCGAGTCGCTCACCGAGCAGATCGTCGACGGCATCAGCGAGGGGCGCGGCCTGTCGCGGGAGGAGGTCCGCGGGCTCATCGACCGCGGCCCCTTCCTGGCAAGGGAGGCACTGGAGGCGCGGCTGGTCGACCGGCTCGGCTACCGCGACGAGATCTACGCCGAGCTGCTGGGCCGGTTCCGCCCGTCCGCCCCGGCGGCCAACGGCTCGGGCGGGCCGCACCTGCAGTTCGTCTCCCGCTACCAGCGGTTGCAGTCGCTGGCCAACCGGGTCCCCGCCGTGCAGCGCGGCACCGACTCCGTCGCGCTCATCTCCGGCCTCGGCCAGGTCGTGTCCGGGCGCAGCCGGCGCTCGCCGCTGGGCGGCGGTGCGGCGATGGGCTCCGACACCGTGGCCGCCGCGTTCCGGGCCGCCCGGCGCGACCCGCACGTGCGCGCGGTGGTGTTCCGGGTGGACAGCCCCGGCGGCTCCTACACCGCCTCCGACGTCATCTGGCGCGAGGTGAAGCTGACCAGCGAGTCCGGCACGCCGGTCGTGGTCTCCATGGGCGACGTCGCCGGCTCCGGCGGCTATTTCGTCGCGCTGGGCGCCGACACCATCGTCGCCCAGCCCGGCACGATCACCGGATCCATCGGCGTGTTCACCGGCAAGGCCGTGCTGTCGGGGCTGATGGCCAAGCTGGGAATCTCCAGCGACTCCATCGACGGGGGCGAGCACGCCGGCATGTTCAGCAGCGACCGCGGGTTCAGCGACTCGGAGTGGGAGCGCGTCAACGCGGTACTGGACCACATCTACGACGACTTCACCGCCAAGGTCGCCGAATCGCGCGGCATGACCAGGGAGCAGGTGCACGAGCTGGCGCGCGGCCGGGTGTGGACGGGCAGGGACGCCCACGCCAACGGCCTGGTCGACGAGCTCGGCGGCGTCGAGGCCGCGGCCGACATCGCCCGCGGCAGGGCCGGGCTGCCGCCCTCCGCCCCGCTGCGCCCGTTCCCGCGGCTCCACCCGCTGGAGCGCCTGGTGCCGGCCGAGTCCAGCGAGGACAGGGCCGCCGCTGCCGCGCGGCTGCGGTTGAGCTCGTGGGGTCCGCTGGCCGAGCTCTCGGCCGGTCTCGGCCTGCCCGCGGCCGGTCCCCTGATTCTGCCCGGCACGTGGGAGATCCGATGA
- a CDS encoding ATP-binding protein produces MQLHPGMLWGAPTIRCGFSGKRKAVRSCRDFIADALAANAYGYPDELRDNAVLCASELATNAIRHTRSGDFDGVFTALLYLRPTWIGLEVHDLGPRGERPSAPHAVPDSLGDPFATRGRGLAMIGRFSRGRYGYASPPECPFHTTWCELAA; encoded by the coding sequence ATGCAATTGCATCCGGGCATGCTCTGGGGCGCGCCGACCATCCGGTGCGGGTTCTCCGGAAAGCGCAAGGCGGTCAGGTCCTGCCGCGACTTCATCGCCGACGCGCTGGCGGCGAACGCCTACGGCTACCCGGACGAGCTGCGCGACAACGCCGTGCTCTGCGCCAGCGAGCTGGCCACGAACGCCATCCGGCACACCAGGTCCGGCGACTTCGACGGGGTGTTCACCGCGCTGCTCTACCTCCGCCCGACCTGGATCGGTCTGGAGGTCCACGATCTGGGGCCCAGGGGCGAGCGTCCGAGCGCCCCGCACGCCGTCCCCGACTCGCTGGGCGACCCGTTCGCCACGCGGGGCCGCGGCCTCGCGATGATCGGCCGCTTCTCGCGGGGCCGCTACGGCTACGCCTCCCCGCCCGAATGCCCCTTCCACACCACCTGGTGCGAGCTCGCGGCCTGA
- a CDS encoding flavin reductase family protein — MSAAGAFATAEFTETMARFATGVTVVTVADDRDDIGSTVSAFASISAEPPIVMLSVTESSYLTEVIDRQGRFAVNVLGARHRAIAGRFAAEGRPSARLLLASEPHHRGAHTGALVLDTAVAALECSVTQRVEAGDHVVYLATVDALPAVGDRATGGPGAAASPLIRYAGRYRDLD; from the coding sequence ATGAGCGCGGCCGGCGCGTTCGCCACGGCGGAGTTCACCGAGACGATGGCGCGGTTCGCCACCGGGGTGACGGTGGTGACGGTGGCCGACGACCGCGACGACATCGGCAGCACGGTCAGCGCGTTCGCCTCCATCTCGGCCGAGCCGCCCATCGTCATGCTCAGCGTGACCGAGAGCAGCTACCTCACCGAGGTCATCGACCGGCAGGGGCGCTTCGCCGTGAACGTGCTCGGCGCCCGGCACAGGGCGATCGCCGGCCGCTTCGCCGCGGAGGGCCGCCCGAGCGCCCGCCTGCTGCTGGCGAGCGAGCCCCACCACCGGGGCGCGCACACCGGCGCGCTGGTCCTCGACACCGCCGTCGCCGCGCTGGAGTGCTCGGTGACGCAGCGGGTCGAGGCGGGCGACCACGTCGTGTACCTGGCGACCGTGGACGCCCTGCCCGCGGTGGGGGATCGGGCGACGGGCGGGCCGGGCGCCGCGGCGTCGCCGTTGATCAGGTACGCGGGCAGGTACCGCGATTTGGACTGA
- the glgB gene encoding 1,4-alpha-glucan branching protein GlgB, with translation MSDATIAEIDRLVAGHHHDPHGLLGAHPVPDGIAVRTLRPLAQSVHAVLEDGRRVALEHLHGGVFAGVLPGSQVPDYRLAVRYSAGEEEWIVDDPYRYLPSIGELDLHLIGEGRHEELWRALGAHTRRYASVMGEVTGTSFTVWAPNARGVRVVGDFNHWNGVAHPMRSLGSSGVWELFVPGVGDGALYKYRILGADGAWRDKADPMAFAAQTPPDTASVVFTSDHRWRDDEWLAHRKIEDWTRRPMSVYEVHLGSWKPGLSYAELAAELVAYVREMGFTHVEFLPVAEHPFGGSWGYQVTSYYAPTARFGTPDEFRTLVDELHRAGIGVLLDWVPAHFPKDDWALARFDGTSLYEHADPRRGEHPDWGTMIFDYGRTEVRNFLVANALFWLEEFHIDGLRVDAVASMLYLDYSRESGEWAPNAYGGRENLDALGFLKELNATAYRRNPGITMIAEESTAWPGVSRPVDSGGLGFGFKWNMGWMHDTLEYLRHDPIHRQYHHNEVTFSMVYAFSENYVLPLSHDEVVHGKGSLLNKMPGDEWQRCANLRALLAFMWAHPGKQLLFMGDEIGQGEEWSHEAGVQWWLLQYGHHAGVQKLVGDLNRVYRATPALWSRDCEPGGFTWIDGGDAAGNTLSFLRHGDDGSVLACLVNFGGSPHAERRVGLPYAGAWQEVLNTDAAAYGGGTARPGAVRATPDPWNGQPASAVLTLPALGAIWLTRGAE, from the coding sequence ATGAGCGACGCCACCATCGCCGAGATCGACCGCCTGGTCGCCGGCCACCACCACGACCCGCACGGCCTGCTCGGAGCGCATCCGGTGCCCGACGGCATCGCGGTGCGCACGCTGCGGCCCCTGGCGCAGTCGGTGCACGCTGTGCTGGAGGACGGCCGCAGGGTCGCCCTGGAGCACCTGCACGGCGGGGTGTTCGCCGGGGTGCTGCCGGGGTCGCAGGTCCCCGACTACCGGCTGGCGGTGCGCTACTCGGCCGGAGAGGAGGAGTGGATCGTCGACGACCCGTACCGCTACCTGCCCTCGATCGGCGAGCTGGACCTGCACCTGATCGGTGAGGGCAGGCACGAGGAGCTGTGGCGGGCGCTCGGCGCGCACACGAGGCGCTACGCCTCCGTCATGGGCGAGGTCACCGGGACGTCGTTCACCGTATGGGCGCCCAACGCGCGCGGGGTGCGGGTCGTCGGCGACTTCAACCACTGGAACGGCGTCGCGCACCCGATGCGCTCGCTCGGTTCGTCGGGGGTGTGGGAGCTGTTCGTCCCGGGCGTCGGCGACGGCGCCCTGTACAAGTACCGGATCCTCGGCGCCGACGGCGCGTGGCGCGACAAGGCCGACCCGATGGCCTTCGCCGCGCAGACGCCGCCGGACACCGCATCGGTGGTGTTCACCTCCGACCACCGGTGGCGCGACGACGAGTGGCTGGCGCACCGCAAGATCGAGGACTGGACCCGGCGCCCGATGAGCGTCTACGAGGTCCACCTCGGGTCGTGGAAGCCGGGGCTGTCGTATGCGGAGCTGGCTGCGGAGCTGGTCGCCTACGTGCGCGAGATGGGCTTCACGCACGTGGAGTTCCTGCCGGTGGCCGAGCACCCGTTCGGCGGGTCGTGGGGCTACCAGGTCACCTCCTACTACGCGCCCACGGCGCGCTTCGGCACGCCCGACGAGTTCCGGACGCTCGTCGACGAGCTGCACCGCGCCGGCATCGGCGTGCTGCTGGACTGGGTGCCGGCGCACTTCCCCAAGGACGACTGGGCGCTCGCGCGCTTCGACGGCACGTCGCTGTACGAGCACGCCGACCCGCGCCGCGGCGAGCACCCCGACTGGGGCACGATGATCTTCGACTACGGCCGCACCGAGGTCCGCAACTTCCTGGTCGCCAACGCGCTGTTCTGGCTGGAGGAGTTCCACATCGACGGCCTGCGCGTCGACGCGGTGGCCTCGATGCTGTACCTGGACTACTCCCGCGAGTCGGGCGAGTGGGCGCCCAACGCCTACGGCGGCAGGGAGAACCTGGACGCCCTCGGGTTCCTCAAGGAGCTCAACGCCACCGCCTACCGGCGCAACCCCGGCATCACCATGATCGCCGAGGAGTCCACGGCCTGGCCGGGCGTCTCGCGGCCCGTCGACTCCGGCGGGCTCGGGTTCGGGTTCAAGTGGAACATGGGCTGGATGCACGACACCCTGGAGTACCTCCGGCACGACCCGATCCACCGGCAGTACCACCACAACGAGGTCACCTTCTCGATGGTCTACGCGTTCAGCGAGAACTACGTGCTGCCGCTCTCCCACGACGAGGTGGTGCACGGCAAGGGGTCGCTGCTGAACAAGATGCCGGGCGACGAGTGGCAGCGCTGCGCCAACCTGCGGGCGCTGCTGGCCTTCATGTGGGCGCACCCGGGCAAGCAGTTGCTGTTCATGGGCGACGAGATCGGGCAGGGCGAGGAGTGGTCCCACGAGGCCGGCGTGCAGTGGTGGCTGCTGCAGTACGGCCACCACGCGGGCGTGCAGAAGCTGGTCGGCGACCTCAACCGCGTCTACCGGGCGACCCCGGCGCTGTGGTCGCGCGACTGCGAGCCCGGCGGGTTCACCTGGATCGACGGCGGCGACGCCGCGGGCAACACGCTGTCCTTCCTGCGCCACGGCGACGACGGCTCGGTCCTGGCCTGCCTGGTGAACTTCGGCGGTTCTCCGCACGCCGAGCGCCGCGTCGGCCTTCCCTACGCCGGCGCCTGGCAGGAGGTCCTCAACACCGACGCCGCGGCCTACGGCGGCGGCACCGCCCGGCCCGGCGCCGTCAGGGCCACCCCCGACCCCTGGAACGGCCAGCCGGCCTCGGCCGTGCTGACCCTGCCCGCTCTGGGAGCGATCTGGCTGACCCGCGGCGCCGAGTGA
- a CDS encoding DUF418 domain-containing protein, with amino-acid sequence MLVDGRFMPIFAFLFGIGFALFLESAAAGTGRPRLPLVRRLAALAAIGALHQMLYPGEVLLSYAVVGLVVLLPASFLPRALVLAGGVIGSVLGVTVTSGGLPLVPGLFLLGLAAARYRVPQELEGRGRQVAIAFAVSLAAAVPAAVWHYGEVWNTGFSTSSAVAGLLTAATYVTALCLLMRTPLARLLRAVFAPLGRMALTNYLSATLVVLLVGWLLDFPARDRWGALFALAFGLLLAQWAVGSLWLRAFRYGPLEWGWRCVTWWSIVPNRRRPDPAPAEPEPRVQAASSHQVVWKGHSGGEA; translated from the coding sequence ATGCTCGTGGACGGCCGGTTCATGCCGATCTTCGCGTTCCTGTTCGGGATCGGCTTCGCGCTGTTCCTGGAATCCGCGGCGGCCGGCACCGGGCGTCCCCGCCTGCCGCTGGTGCGCCGCCTGGCCGCGCTGGCCGCCATCGGCGCCCTGCACCAGATGCTCTACCCGGGCGAGGTGCTGCTGAGCTACGCCGTGGTCGGCCTGGTCGTGCTGCTCCCCGCGTCGTTCCTGCCGCGCGCGCTCGTCCTCGCCGGCGGGGTCATCGGGTCGGTCCTCGGGGTCACGGTCACCTCGGGCGGACTCCCGCTGGTCCCCGGCCTGTTCCTGCTGGGCCTGGCCGCGGCGCGCTATCGCGTCCCGCAGGAGCTGGAGGGGCGCGGCCGCCAGGTCGCGATCGCCTTCGCGGTGTCGCTGGCGGCCGCGGTCCCCGCGGCGGTCTGGCACTACGGCGAGGTCTGGAACACCGGGTTCAGCACCTCCAGCGCCGTCGCCGGCCTGCTGACGGCCGCCACCTACGTGACGGCGCTGTGCCTGCTGATGCGCACCCCGCTGGCACGCCTCCTGCGCGCCGTGTTCGCCCCGCTGGGCCGGATGGCGCTGACCAACTACCTGTCGGCGACGCTCGTGGTCCTGCTCGTCGGGTGGCTGCTGGACTTCCCGGCGCGGGACCGGTGGGGCGCCCTGTTCGCTCTGGCCTTCGGCCTGCTCCTGGCCCAGTGGGCGGTCGGCTCGCTGTGGCTGCGGGCGTTCCGGTACGGCCCGCTGGAGTGGGGCTGGCGCTGCGTGACCTGGTGGAGCATCGTCCCCAACCGCAGAAGGCCGGATCCGGCCCCCGCCGAACCGGAACCGCGGGTTCAGGCCGCGAGCTCGCACCAGGTGGTGTGGAAGGGGCATTCGGGCGGGGAGGCGTAG
- a CDS encoding maltokinase N-terminal cap-like domain-containing protein → MTQLEELLTAWIPRQRWFAGKGVPIDALTVESQHVLIPGVPGLRVLVVAVGQKGGTDRYQVLLGLRPQGTLGDELAHATIGVCEPAPAGGPVGGPAYGPSSCAVYDAAHDHEMTARLLDRIAEGRGSGAVRFRRMPGSSIRTGMRSIVLTGEQSNTSLVYGEDYVLKMFRRLWPGHNPDLELTAALAGSPFIARPYGWIEADLPDPVTGEPVATTLAMLQQYLRSATDGWVLAATSVRDLYASPGLAPDEAGGDFTGEAERLGAATAAVHRDLARALPTDVVAPDTQAEMARAMVDRLGAAIAEVSDLAPYAQRLRTAFDAFAEVDAPLPVQRVHGDYHLGQVVRTDVGWVLLDFEGEPAAPVSERQRLSSPLRDVAGMLRSFDYAARHQLTGHDQDEGLAEPARAWALRNREAFCSGYAFGGGIDPEKHQVVLRAFEYDKAVYEVMYEARHRPSWLHIPLDSIAALAN, encoded by the coding sequence ATGACCCAGCTTGAGGAGCTACTGACCGCCTGGATCCCGCGGCAGCGCTGGTTCGCGGGGAAGGGGGTGCCGATCGACGCGCTCACGGTCGAATCGCAGCACGTTCTCATCCCCGGTGTTCCAGGACTGCGGGTGCTGGTGGTGGCGGTCGGCCAGAAGGGGGGGACCGACCGCTACCAGGTGCTTCTCGGGCTACGGCCGCAGGGCACGCTCGGCGACGAGCTCGCACACGCCACCATCGGCGTGTGCGAGCCGGCCCCGGCGGGCGGACCGGTCGGCGGCCCCGCGTACGGGCCGTCGTCCTGCGCCGTCTACGACGCCGCGCACGACCACGAGATGACCGCGCGCCTGCTGGACCGGATCGCCGAGGGGCGCGGCAGCGGCGCGGTCCGGTTCCGCAGGATGCCGGGGAGCAGCATCAGGACCGGGATGCGCAGCATCGTGCTCACCGGCGAGCAGTCCAACACCTCGCTGGTCTACGGCGAGGACTACGTACTCAAGATGTTCCGGCGGCTGTGGCCGGGCCACAACCCCGACCTGGAGCTGACCGCCGCGCTGGCCGGGTCGCCGTTCATCGCCCGGCCCTACGGCTGGATCGAGGCCGACCTGCCCGACCCGGTGACCGGCGAGCCGGTCGCCACCACCCTGGCGATGCTGCAGCAGTACCTGCGCAGCGCCACCGACGGCTGGGTGCTGGCCGCGACCAGCGTGCGCGACCTCTACGCCTCGCCCGGTCTGGCGCCGGACGAGGCCGGCGGCGACTTCACCGGCGAGGCCGAGCGGCTGGGCGCCGCGACCGCGGCCGTGCACCGCGACCTCGCGCGGGCGCTGCCCACCGACGTCGTCGCGCCCGACACCCAGGCGGAGATGGCGCGGGCCATGGTCGACCGGCTGGGCGCCGCCATCGCCGAGGTCTCCGACCTGGCGCCGTACGCGCAGCGGCTGCGCACGGCGTTCGACGCGTTCGCCGAGGTCGACGCCCCGCTGCCGGTGCAGCGGGTGCACGGCGACTACCACCTCGGCCAGGTGGTGCGCACCGACGTCGGCTGGGTGCTGCTGGACTTCGAGGGCGAGCCGGCCGCACCGGTCAGCGAGCGCCAGCGGCTGTCCAGCCCTCTGCGCGACGTGGCGGGGATGCTGCGCTCCTTCGACTACGCCGCCCGCCACCAGCTCACCGGGCACGACCAGGACGAGGGGCTGGCCGAGCCGGCGCGGGCGTGGGCGCTGCGCAACCGGGAGGCGTTCTGCTCCGGATACGCCTTCGGCGGCGGCATCGACCCGGAGAAGCACCAGGTCGTGCTGCGCGCGTTCGAGTACGACAAGGCGGTCTACGAGGTGATGTACGAGGCGCGGCACCGCCCGTCGTGGCTGCACATCCCCTTGGACTCGATCGCCGCGCTGGCGAATTGA
- a CDS encoding glycoside hydrolase family 18 protein: MRVVGYFPQWGIYDRRYLLRDVHASGQAAKLTHLTYAFGELDARGQCVMTEEATGDAWADYQRRFSASESVDGQADQYEQPLAGNFNQLRKLKGRHRSLKVGVSFGGWNASCYFSNAALTPESRAAFAASVVSVYFDGDLPVLDGEPQGGPGAAAGIFDAIDFDWEWPGSDGNDHNVVRTEDRRNFTLLLAETRRQLDAFTERTGRAVEMSAYLPAAPARIRVGIEPEVFRHLDFGIVQGYDFNGDWDLTTNHAAQLYTPPGDPSPDGLSVDAGVVNYLELGVAPEQLLVGVPGFGRGWSGVPGGDGGLYQRAGGIAPGTWEPGDEDYKTLARRSGRRFRDEEHGTLWLYDGDEFWSYDDPRSIRRKAAYVRELGLGGMSLWSLDNDDSRASLVRAMHGGEGG, from the coding sequence GTGCGAGTCGTCGGCTACTTCCCCCAGTGGGGCATCTATGACCGCCGCTACCTCCTCCGCGACGTCCACGCCAGCGGGCAGGCCGCGAAGCTCACGCACCTCACCTACGCGTTCGGCGAGCTGGACGCGCGCGGACAGTGTGTCATGACCGAGGAGGCCACCGGTGACGCGTGGGCCGACTACCAGCGCCGGTTCTCCGCCTCCGAGAGCGTGGACGGCCAGGCCGACCAGTACGAACAGCCGCTGGCCGGCAACTTCAACCAGCTCCGCAAACTCAAGGGCCGGCACCGGAGCCTGAAGGTGGGCGTCTCCTTCGGCGGCTGGAACGCCTCATGCTACTTCTCCAACGCCGCGCTGACCCCGGAGTCGCGCGCGGCGTTCGCCGCCTCGGTCGTCTCCGTCTACTTCGACGGCGACCTCCCGGTGCTGGACGGCGAACCGCAGGGCGGGCCGGGCGCCGCGGCCGGGATCTTCGACGCGATCGACTTCGACTGGGAGTGGCCCGGCTCCGACGGCAACGACCACAACGTGGTGCGGACCGAGGACCGCCGCAACTTCACGCTGCTGCTGGCCGAGACCCGCCGCCAACTGGACGCGTTCACCGAGCGCACCGGCCGCGCGGTGGAGATGAGCGCCTACCTGCCGGCCGCCCCGGCCCGGATCCGGGTCGGCATCGAACCGGAGGTGTTCCGCCACCTCGACTTCGGCATCGTCCAGGGCTACGACTTCAACGGCGACTGGGACCTGACCACCAACCACGCCGCCCAGCTCTACACCCCGCCCGGCGACCCCTCGCCCGACGGGCTGAGCGTCGACGCCGGGGTGGTCAACTACCTGGAGCTGGGCGTCGCCCCCGAGCAGTTGCTGGTCGGCGTCCCCGGCTTCGGCCGGGGCTGGAGCGGCGTCCCCGGCGGGGACGGCGGCCTCTACCAGCGGGCCGGGGGCATCGCCCCGGGCACCTGGGAGCCGGGCGACGAGGACTACAAGACCCTGGCCCGCCGCAGCGGCAGGCGCTTCCGCGACGAGGAGCACGGCACGCTGTGGCTGTACGACGGCGACGAGTTCTGGAGCTACGACGACCCCCGGTCGATCCGCAGGAAGGCCGCCTACGTCAGGGAGCTCGGTCTGGGCGGGATGAGCCTGTGGTCGCTGGACAACGACGACTCCCGCGCCTCCCTCGTCCGCGCGATGCACGGCGGGGAGGGCGGCTGA
- a CDS encoding ABC transporter substrate-binding protein, whose protein sequence is MRTPARLAIAGAPFILLLSACGGGADPYAEGGDTPEAGTVVVGSADFPESTLLGNVYAQALEAAGVQVETQFNIGSREVYYDQIESGNLSVFPEYNGAILFHLDPDAESGDTEATNAAVAEALPDGLEILESSEAQNKDSLTVTGETAERDGLRSIPDLEEVAGDYTLGGPPEFETRVQGVVGLQDVYGLEFDGFRSLDITLVPQALQDGDIQVANLFTTDPAIAANDFVVLEDTENLFGSQNVTPLVHSESVDDTAEEALNAVSAELTTETLTELNQRVSIDQEDPDEVAADWLESVGLDQ, encoded by the coding sequence ATGCGCACTCCGGCCCGGCTCGCGATCGCGGGCGCCCCGTTCATCCTGCTCCTCAGCGCCTGCGGCGGAGGGGCCGACCCCTATGCCGAGGGCGGCGATACGCCCGAGGCCGGAACCGTCGTGGTCGGCTCCGCGGACTTCCCCGAGAGCACGCTGCTCGGCAACGTCTACGCCCAGGCGCTGGAGGCCGCCGGCGTCCAGGTGGAGACGCAGTTCAACATCGGCAGCCGCGAGGTCTACTACGACCAGATCGAGTCGGGCAACCTGTCGGTGTTCCCCGAGTACAACGGGGCGATCCTGTTCCACCTCGACCCCGACGCCGAGTCGGGTGACACCGAGGCGACCAACGCGGCGGTCGCCGAGGCGCTGCCGGACGGCCTGGAGATCCTGGAGTCCTCCGAGGCGCAGAACAAGGACTCGCTCACGGTCACCGGGGAGACCGCCGAACGCGACGGTCTGCGGTCGATCCCCGACCTGGAGGAGGTCGCCGGCGACTACACGCTCGGCGGTCCCCCCGAGTTCGAGACCCGCGTGCAGGGCGTCGTCGGGCTGCAGGACGTCTACGGCCTGGAGTTCGACGGGTTCCGCTCGCTGGACATCACGCTGGTCCCGCAGGCGCTCCAGGACGGTGACATCCAGGTGGCCAACCTGTTCACCACGGACCCCGCCATCGCGGCCAACGACTTCGTCGTGCTGGAGGACACCGAGAACCTGTTCGGCTCCCAGAACGTCACGCCGCTGGTCCACAGCGAGAGCGTCGACGACACCGCCGAGGAGGCGCTGAACGCGGTGTCGGCCGAGCTCACCACGGAGACCCTCACCGAGCTCAACCAGCGGGTCAGCATCGATCAGGAGGACCCCGACGAGGTGGCCGCCGACTGGCTGGAGTCGGTCGGGCTCGACCAGTAG